A stretch of the Aminipila terrae genome encodes the following:
- a CDS encoding carboxymuconolactone decarboxylase family protein, with the protein MAKIKYSTNGVTPFQQLLGHNKSILEKWSSLEECLFSSDTFNEELKEQVRRALAFENGCQYCMAKGKPLEDMPDLKVRLASDMAHMATGKSKMDDKFFEKMKGEFTDSELSELMALICFITASQKFGALLGLEAGCSI; encoded by the coding sequence ATGGCAAAAATAAAATATTCTACAAACGGGGTAACACCATTTCAACAATTGCTAGGACATAATAAATCTATTTTAGAAAAATGGTCTTCTTTAGAGGAATGTCTTTTTTCTAGTGACACATTTAATGAGGAATTGAAAGAGCAAGTAAGGAGAGCACTAGCATTTGAAAATGGGTGTCAATATTGTATGGCCAAGGGAAAACCTTTAGAAGACATGCCTGATTTAAAAGTCCGTTTAGCCTCGGACATGGCACATATGGCTACTGGAAAAAGTAAGATGGATGATAAGTTTTTTGAAAAAATGAAAGGGGAGTTTACGGACAGCGAACTATCTGAACTCATGGCATTGATATGTTTTATAACAGCTTCACAAAAGTTTGGTGCATTACTGGGATTAGAGGCAGGCTGCTCAATATAG
- a CDS encoding Lrp/AsnC family transcriptional regulator, producing the protein MKFDEIDMSILQELQKDSRLSYRELSKHINLSPPSVTERVRKLESEGIIQEYTININKKGLGFGTECIVQVTMRDGQYDRFIAFIQDYKYCEWCYRIAGAACFIVKLTVASLDEVEKFINNISSYALTNTSIVFSEVKIHSEIEVVK; encoded by the coding sequence ATGAAATTTGACGAAATTGACATGAGTATTTTACAAGAACTGCAAAAAGACAGCCGACTTTCCTATCGAGAATTATCAAAGCACATTAATCTTTCTCCGCCTTCCGTTACTGAACGGGTACGAAAACTGGAAAGTGAGGGTATTATCCAGGAATACACCATTAACATCAATAAAAAGGGACTTGGTTTTGGTACGGAATGTATCGTTCAGGTAACTATGAGAGATGGACAATATGATCGATTTATTGCATTTATTCAAGACTATAAATATTGTGAATGGTGCTACAGAATTGCCGGTGCTGCATGCTTTATAGTTAAATTGACCGTAGCCTCTTTAGATGAAGTTGAAAAATTTATAAACAATATATCCTCTTACGCACTTACCAATACTTCTATAGTTTTTTCAGAAGTGAAGATTCATAGTGAAATAGAGGTAGTAAAATGA
- a CDS encoding GNAT family N-acetyltransferase, translating into MTNNEILEIAMYQSATDLGCCPDDFRLHKNKVVLSGNNPDARKYLTLPFYCNLVSYGNNIVASVDSEIADIVENYINKYPVEHCFEPPNMYRLNEALEKKNMGIGLMSEYFLPDITALREIQCDYEMKILLPGDFANLYTSEWSNALCEKRKQLDVLAVAAYDKNKLIGLAGCSADCQSMWQIGIDVLPEYRRRNIASALTSRLALETIYRGKVPFYCAAWSNIRSVRNAIKSGFKPTWVEMNAQCISSISERNK; encoded by the coding sequence ATGACCAACAATGAGATTTTAGAAATTGCCATGTATCAATCTGCAACAGACTTAGGCTGCTGTCCAGATGATTTTCGTTTACATAAAAACAAGGTTGTCCTTTCAGGTAACAACCCTGATGCCAGAAAATATTTAACGTTGCCGTTTTACTGCAATCTGGTATCTTATGGAAATAACATCGTTGCTTCGGTAGATAGTGAAATTGCCGATATTGTAGAAAACTACATAAATAAGTACCCGGTTGAGCATTGTTTTGAACCCCCAAACATGTATAGGTTAAATGAGGCCCTTGAAAAAAAGAATATGGGAATCGGCCTTATGTCAGAATATTTTCTGCCTGATATAACTGCCCTGAGAGAAATACAATGTGATTATGAAATGAAAATTTTATTACCTGGTGACTTTGCAAACTTATACACGTCAGAATGGAGCAATGCTTTATGTGAAAAGCGTAAGCAGCTGGATGTTTTAGCAGTGGCTGCATATGACAAAAACAAACTCATTGGATTGGCTGGCTGCTCTGCTGACTGCCAATCTATGTGGCAGATTGGTATTGATGTTTTACCAGAATACCGGAGAAGAAATATTGCCTCCGCTCTAACCAGCCGTTTAGCTTTAGAAACTATATACCGGGGTAAAGTGCCCTTTTACTGTGCGGCCTGGTCAAATATCCGGTCTGTGCGAAATGCCATTAAAAGTGGCTTTAAGCCAACCTGGGTTGAGATGAATGCCCAGTGCATAAGCTCTATTTCTGAAAGGAACAAATAG
- a CDS encoding M56 family metallopeptidase: MINTLFYNTLLTGGIISVFIAVAFLISPLLNKWYQVTWRLNIWRVLMVFLIVPAGFILRMGINSEKALTGITTIKNNVMTTASAPIKTASFQMMAENQQASIWTKLVDAGPQWLPILWGVGVCAVAAYLLSIYLYFTRDIKMNSEYIHDDSIDKIQAEVLSKHKGKKPISIYQCARISSPMIVGIFKPAIFIPKRDYTMSDLQIILTHELTHYLRKDLLYKGLFIMALILHWYNPFVHLMTKAADKDMEMCCDWDVIKAKDQKFRADYSDVIMGEIISCRPIEGAMFACMGCDKKTMEERFKNIFSNKKRKGGILFLGVLAFVIVFNGFAYANDHNVPDFDSPGYQQLLEKVIADKADSDKENREEARIRNNREYQDIPNFDELANLVMDENGDYDLADVYELAGVKPPDDWSDLADLPQFQSHFTTVNNCIEPHILGNGDRAIYSTESGKQWKLKKGDIVKLHIFADINRFGEDSDPFGRKIAAKGVLKVGYIKDDKCVDIQEFKIDGEKQIEFKIPEDGSYNFYLFCPGSLDIIIKWVSIDIK, translated from the coding sequence GTGATTAACACGTTGTTTTACAATACTTTATTGACAGGAGGCATCATATCAGTTTTCATTGCAGTGGCATTCCTGATTTCACCATTATTAAATAAATGGTATCAGGTTACCTGGCGTCTCAACATCTGGAGAGTACTGATGGTGTTTCTGATTGTGCCGGCAGGATTTATTCTGCGCATGGGGATTAACAGTGAAAAAGCTCTGACAGGTATAACCACTATAAAGAATAATGTAATGACAACAGCTTCGGCTCCCATTAAGACAGCTAGCTTTCAAATGATGGCTGAAAATCAACAGGCTTCAATTTGGACAAAACTTGTTGATGCAGGACCACAGTGGCTTCCAATCCTATGGGGTGTAGGGGTCTGCGCAGTAGCGGCTTATTTGCTGAGCATTTATCTGTATTTTACCCGGGATATTAAAATGAACAGTGAATATATTCACGATGATAGCATTGATAAAATTCAAGCAGAGGTTTTGTCAAAGCATAAAGGAAAGAAACCAATTTCGATATATCAGTGTGCCAGAATCTCATCGCCTATGATTGTTGGAATCTTTAAGCCAGCCATCTTTATCCCTAAAAGAGATTATACGATGTCAGATTTACAAATAATTTTAACCCATGAGCTAACCCATTACCTACGAAAGGATTTGCTGTATAAAGGATTATTTATAATGGCACTTATTTTACATTGGTATAATCCCTTTGTACATCTGATGACGAAAGCTGCGGATAAGGATATGGAGATGTGCTGTGACTGGGATGTCATAAAGGCCAAGGATCAAAAATTCAGGGCGGATTATAGCGATGTAATAATGGGAGAAATCATAAGCTGCAGACCAATAGAAGGAGCCATGTTTGCGTGTATGGGCTGTGATAAAAAGACAATGGAAGAAAGGTTTAAAAATATTTTTAGCAATAAAAAAAGAAAAGGAGGGATTCTTTTTTTAGGTGTCTTAGCTTTTGTAATTGTTTTCAATGGTTTTGCATACGCCAATGATCATAATGTACCCGATTTTGACAGCCCCGGTTATCAGCAATTATTGGAAAAGGTAATTGCCGATAAAGCCGATAGCGATAAAGAAAACAGAGAAGAAGCCAGAATAAGGAATAATCGCGAGTACCAAGATATCCCTAACTTTGATGAACTGGCTAATTTAGTTATGGATGAGAATGGCGATTATGATTTGGCAGATGTATATGAATTAGCGGGAGTAAAACCGCCGGATGATTGGTCTGATTTGGCAGACTTGCCACAATTTCAATCTCATTTTACTACGGTAAATAACTGCATAGAACCGCATATCCTGGGAAACGGCGATAGGGCAATCTACTCAACGGAATCTGGAAAACAGTGGAAGTTAAAGAAAGGCGACATTGTAAAATTGCATATATTTGCAGATATCAATAGATTTGGAGAGGATAGTGACCCATTTGGCAGAAAAATTGCTGCTAAGGGAGTTCTCAAAGTCGGATACATTAAGGATGATAAATGCGTGGACATTCAGGAATTCAAGATAGATGGTGAAAAGCAAATAGAGTTTAAAATTCCGGAGGATGGTTCATATAATTTTTATTTATTCTGTCCTGGATCATTAGATATTATTATAAAGTGGGTTTCTATAGATATTAAATAA
- a CDS encoding BlaI/MecI/CopY family transcriptional regulator, with protein MKHLPEAQLEVMLVIWDATEPMARNEIQKRLPDNRWKITTLNTFLNRLAQSGFLKVEHRGKEYIYSPLITEEEYMAFAGKSILKNLYGNSIKKFVASVCSSTDLTEQEINDLQKLLTKLKEGDTCD; from the coding sequence ATGAAACACTTACCAGAAGCACAACTTGAAGTAATGCTTGTCATTTGGGATGCGACAGAGCCCATGGCAAGAAATGAAATTCAAAAGAGACTGCCTGACAATCGGTGGAAAATAACGACACTCAACACTTTTTTGAATAGATTGGCACAAAGTGGATTTTTAAAGGTGGAACATAGAGGCAAGGAGTATATATATAGCCCCCTGATTACTGAAGAGGAGTATATGGCTTTTGCTGGCAAAAGCATTTTAAAAAATCTGTACGGCAATTCAATAAAGAAGTTTGTTGCGTCGGTATGCAGCAGCACTGATCTGACAGAGCAGGAAATAAACGATCTCCAAAAGCTTCTTACGAAGCTGAAGGAGGGTGATACCTGTGATTAA
- a CDS encoding DUF3160 domain-containing protein, translating to MNKRKNRIVSSILLVVLMATSFSGCQSSSKSKEGQNSELLTPSTAFASYKEVPVNVTPSVKAYQVSGDLSNVTNKDRFALSAEAKKLMAKNGFVVIPDPMEEFFISYEMNRYDNIPNFVTTDAILHNYHLYFSYLLRTLEKNNLRSELDSLTKSMLAKSQKQYESLKKTEWENAAKRNVAFFAVAAKLLDSKSEVPSAVGKEVKDELQLISNHQETFTPSPVMNIGNTDAGVTETFNEDYTQYIPRGHYTKSDELKTYFQTMMWYGRMNFRASSEDETKSAVLMTLLFDQKDYKHWDNIYQPTNFFVGKSDDLGINQYYPLLKKVYGDIPSLDVLTKNTKNWESMLGGIKKMNPPDINSMPIFDKNIQPDKEKVIKGFRFMGQRFTLDASVFQHLVYREVDKNSKGQLRMLPKGLDIPAAMGSQEAYALLKDMGETSYKNYPENMKKIQEHMTSMDVKDQTQTLYGAWLYMLSPLTEAKGEGYPAFMQNQGWTRKQLETYLGSYTELKHDTVLYAKQVYAEMGGGEEEQDDRGYVEPNPEVYGRLAALTRMTIDGLESRKLLDKTTSASLKELEQLAVQLKTISEKELAEKPLSDKEYELIKSFGGQLEHFWLEALKDEGVDTPSAVSNNPAALVTDIATDPSGQVLEEGTGNINDIYVVVPVAGSLRIAKGAVYSYYEFPWPSTDRLTDEKWQDMLKNKKIPAPPAWTKIYTAPEGSSQW from the coding sequence ATGAACAAAAGAAAAAACAGGATAGTCAGCAGTATTCTACTGGTTGTCCTAATGGCCACAAGTTTCAGTGGCTGTCAATCATCGTCAAAGAGTAAGGAGGGTCAAAACAGTGAGCTTTTGACGCCGTCAACAGCGTTTGCGTCATATAAGGAGGTACCTGTTAATGTGACTCCTTCAGTAAAGGCGTATCAGGTATCAGGGGATTTAAGCAATGTTACAAATAAGGACCGTTTCGCCTTATCAGCAGAAGCTAAAAAACTGATGGCTAAAAATGGTTTTGTAGTAATCCCAGATCCAATGGAGGAGTTTTTCATTAGCTATGAAATGAATCGCTACGACAATATACCTAATTTTGTGACAACAGATGCTATACTACATAATTATCATTTATATTTCAGCTATTTATTAAGGACGCTGGAAAAGAATAATTTACGCAGCGAACTGGATTCTCTTACCAAGTCAATGCTGGCTAAAAGCCAGAAACAATATGAATCATTAAAGAAAACAGAATGGGAAAATGCTGCAAAACGAAATGTGGCCTTTTTCGCTGTGGCTGCTAAGCTGCTTGATTCCAAATCTGAAGTACCTTCTGCTGTGGGGAAAGAAGTAAAAGATGAACTGCAGTTAATTAGTAATCATCAGGAGACATTCACTCCGTCACCGGTCATGAACATTGGAAATACCGATGCAGGAGTAACGGAAACCTTTAATGAAGATTATACTCAATATATTCCAAGAGGCCATTATACCAAATCAGATGAGCTGAAAACCTATTTCCAGACCATGATGTGGTATGGGAGAATGAATTTCCGCGCTTCCAGTGAGGATGAAACAAAATCAGCGGTGCTGATGACTCTGCTTTTCGATCAGAAGGATTATAAGCACTGGGATAATATTTACCAACCTACAAATTTCTTTGTAGGAAAAAGCGATGACTTAGGAATCAACCAGTATTATCCATTGTTAAAGAAGGTTTATGGGGACATTCCTTCTCTGGATGTGCTGACTAAGAATACAAAGAACTGGGAAAGTATGCTTGGTGGAATTAAAAAAATGAATCCACCTGACATAAACTCTATGCCTATTTTTGACAAAAACATACAGCCTGACAAAGAAAAAGTAATCAAAGGGTTCCGGTTTATGGGACAACGATTTACCTTAGATGCTTCCGTATTTCAACATTTAGTATACCGTGAGGTAGATAAAAACAGTAAGGGGCAGCTTCGTATGCTTCCAAAGGGTCTGGATATTCCAGCAGCCATGGGTTCACAGGAAGCCTACGCATTACTCAAGGATATGGGAGAAACCTCCTATAAAAATTATCCTGAAAATATGAAAAAAATTCAGGAACATATGACTTCTATGGATGTAAAGGACCAGACTCAAACCCTTTATGGCGCATGGCTTTATATGCTTTCACCTCTTACTGAGGCAAAAGGTGAAGGATATCCAGCTTTCATGCAGAATCAGGGGTGGACACGTAAGCAGCTGGAAACTTATCTGGGAAGTTATACGGAACTGAAGCATGATACGGTTTTATATGCTAAACAGGTCTATGCAGAAATGGGCGGTGGCGAAGAAGAGCAGGATGACAGAGGTTATGTAGAGCCAAATCCAGAAGTGTATGGAAGGCTGGCAGCCCTGACAAGAATGACCATTGATGGTCTGGAGAGCAGAAAGTTACTGGATAAGACCACCAGTGCTTCATTGAAAGAGCTGGAACAACTGGCCGTCCAGCTGAAGACTATTTCTGAAAAAGAGCTGGCAGAAAAACCTCTGAGCGACAAGGAATATGAACTGATTAAGAGCTTTGGGGGGCAGCTGGAGCATTTTTGGCTTGAAGCACTGAAAGATGAGGGAGTAGATACTCCATCGGCTGTTTCAAACAATCCGGCAGCATTGGTTACGGATATAGCAACAGATCCAAGCGGGCAGGTCCTGGAGGAAGGAACGGGAAACATCAATGATATTTATGTAGTTGTACCAGTTGCAGGATCCCTGCGTATTGCCAAGGGCGCAGTTTACTCCTATTATGAGTTCCCATGGCCATCAACGGATCGTCTTACAGATGAAAAGTGGCAGGATATGCTAAAGAACAAAAAGATTCCAGCCCCTCCGGCATGGACTAAAATCTACACAGCACCTGAAGGGTCCTCACAGTGGTAA
- a CDS encoding S-layer homology domain-containing protein, with product MGTKNVISTKKIIYQSMAMILILLLLLGMNGINPQEVKAETDSASSATMMLEAMGVISADSSGNYNLGANITRAQYAKMLVMASKYKDQVAVSSYSSLFKDVSASNWAAPYIKLAASNNLLSGYSNGDFKPNSMVTLEQGVNSALILLGYTQSDFTGAFPYAQMNLYSSLGLSSGIVGGIGTLMTKGDAVQLLYNALKTDLKDGSKTYAESLGYSVNDNGEVNYAGVVTDNMNGPYTVTSSDWYSKLGINSGAAVYKNGNKIKLADVETYDIVYYSNSKSTVWVYNDRVTGIYDKASPSQDAVTSITLSGKTYTLESTKAFSALSSTGDLKIGDAITLLLGRNGNVADAVSSTVLKQETILYVTEADTSNIKGITPEGKEVAYSVDKNTTVEAGDVIKITFDSKENMQISSVSGGGTVAGKADSSLMNIGTQRFLAQLLF from the coding sequence ATGGGCACAAAGAATGTAATTTCTACAAAGAAAATAATATATCAAAGTATGGCTATGATTTTAATTCTGCTTCTTTTGCTGGGAATGAACGGAATCAATCCCCAGGAGGTAAAGGCAGAAACCGACTCTGCCTCCAGTGCAACTATGATGCTGGAAGCTATGGGAGTTATTTCAGCAGACAGTTCCGGAAACTATAATTTAGGGGCCAACATTACAAGGGCGCAATATGCCAAGATGCTGGTCATGGCTTCAAAGTATAAAGATCAGGTTGCAGTATCCTCCTATTCTTCATTATTTAAAGATGTCAGTGCCAGTAACTGGGCAGCACCATATATTAAGTTAGCAGCTTCCAATAACCTGCTGTCTGGCTACAGTAATGGGGACTTTAAGCCTAACAGTATGGTGACGCTGGAGCAGGGTGTGAATAGTGCCTTGATTTTATTGGGATACACACAGTCAGACTTTACAGGAGCCTTTCCATATGCCCAGATGAATCTCTACTCATCATTAGGTCTTTCTTCTGGTATTGTTGGCGGCATTGGCACCCTTATGACAAAAGGAGATGCTGTACAGCTTCTTTACAATGCATTAAAAACGGATTTAAAAGATGGAAGCAAGACCTACGCAGAATCCCTGGGATATTCGGTAAACGATAATGGTGAAGTGAACTATGCAGGGGTCGTAACAGATAATATGAATGGGCCATATACGGTTACCTCATCCGACTGGTACAGCAAATTGGGAATTAATTCCGGAGCAGCGGTATACAAAAATGGAAATAAAATAAAGCTTGCTGATGTGGAAACATACGATATTGTTTATTATTCCAATTCAAAAAGTACCGTCTGGGTTTATAATGACAGAGTAACAGGTATTTACGATAAAGCTTCACCAAGTCAGGATGCAGTTACCAGCATTACCCTGTCAGGAAAAACTTATACGCTGGAATCTACAAAAGCTTTTTCTGCATTGTCTTCAACCGGGGACTTGAAAATAGGGGATGCCATAACCTTGTTGCTTGGAAGAAATGGCAACGTGGCAGATGCAGTTAGCAGCACGGTTTTAAAGCAGGAGACGATCCTTTACGTAACGGAAGCGGATACGTCAAACATTAAAGGTATAACCCCAGAGGGGAAGGAAGTTGCGTATAGCGTAGATAAAAATACAACAGTTGAAGCAGGTGATGTGATTAAAATAACTTTTGATTCCAAGGAAAACATGCAGATTTCCTCTGTTTCAGGAGGGGGGACTGTTGCAGGAAAAGCAGATTCTTCACTTATGAATATTGGGACACAAAGATTTCTGGCACAGCTACTATTTTAG
- a CDS encoding ABC transporter permease yields MNIMLVSVTERTREIGIRKALGAKRKNIMEQFIIEAATTSALGGVIGILFGALVSFAAGKIMDMTVIVSLNAILLAFSVSVGIGVIFGYFPANKAAKMHPIDALRYD; encoded by the coding sequence ATGAATATTATGCTGGTCTCTGTTACAGAGAGGACAAGAGAAATCGGAATCCGAAAAGCCCTTGGAGCAAAACGCAAAAATATTATGGAGCAGTTTATCATTGAGGCAGCAACAACCAGTGCTCTGGGAGGTGTTATTGGTATCCTGTTTGGCGCTCTCGTTTCTTTTGCAGCTGGGAAGATCATGGACATGACAGTAATCGTTTCCTTAAATGCCATACTGCTGGCTTTTTCGGTATCCGTAGGAATTGGTGTGATTTTCGGTTACTTCCCTGCCAACAAAGCAGCAAAGATGCATCCAATAGATGCTTTGCGATACGATTAA
- a CDS encoding ABC transporter permease: MNFKQSFTLALKSLKTSKMRAFLTMLGIIIGVASVIVLISLMNGLSSDMTSKFESMGTNTITVNLVGRGGNRAVKVDDIEKLVKENPAYLSEYSPLVTASVTVKSGTESIDTTKVKGVNENYQEMQHIELDQGRFVQYIDTVRRQKICVAGSYVVKQLFGKTNPIGQTIKINGSEYTIVGLLTETADSVESSDDDVIYVPYSVATRLSFNGNISSYYITAVNTDNMDVTVALIENALYKIYGSEDAYRVTSMTSMIEQVNEMTGSIAAVLVGIAGISLVVGG, translated from the coding sequence ATGAACTTTAAGCAATCTTTTACTCTTGCACTGAAAAGCTTAAAAACAAGCAAAATGAGAGCATTTCTCACCATGCTGGGCATTATCATTGGAGTAGCCTCAGTAATCGTTCTAATCAGCCTTATGAATGGCTTGTCATCGGATATGACATCCAAGTTTGAGAGCATGGGAACAAACACCATTACTGTAAACCTTGTTGGAAGGGGAGGAAACCGGGCAGTTAAAGTTGACGATATAGAAAAACTTGTAAAGGAAAATCCTGCATATCTGTCTGAGTACAGTCCTCTGGTGACGGCCTCCGTTACGGTTAAAAGTGGCACAGAGTCTATTGATACCACCAAAGTTAAGGGAGTAAATGAGAATTATCAGGAAATGCAGCACATTGAACTGGATCAGGGCAGATTCGTCCAGTATATTGATACGGTCCGGCGGCAGAAAATCTGTGTGGCAGGCAGTTATGTGGTAAAGCAGTTGTTCGGCAAGACAAATCCCATAGGACAGACCATTAAAATAAATGGTTCGGAATATACAATCGTGGGATTGCTCACGGAGACCGCTGATTCTGTAGAGAGCTCCGATGACGACGTGATATATGTCCCTTATTCCGTTGCAACCAGGCTGTCCTTCAATGGCAACATCAGCAGCTATTACATAACCGCAGTGAATACAGATAATATGGATGTAACGGTTGCCTTGATTGAAAACGCATTGTATAAAATCTACGGCAGTGAAGATGCTTATCGTGTTACCAGTATGACTTCCATGATTGAACAGGTCAATGAGATGACCGGTTCCATAGCAGCGGTGCTTGTAGGTATCGCTGGAATATCACTGGTTGTGGGGGGATAG
- a CDS encoding ABC transporter ATP-binding protein, which produces MIKLEDIYKIYLMGDTEIHALDGISLEIREREMAAIIGQSGSGKSTCMNIIGCLDVPTKGKYYLNGVDVSTLNDDQQAEFRNKTLGFIFQQYNLITKLNVLENVELPLIYKGLAEEERKERAIMALKKVGLDNKTANMPSQLSGGQQQRVSIARALAGNPSIILADEPTGALDSKTGREVLEFLQQVNAEGNTVILITHDMGVAEKAKRIIRVSDGKIVEDSGHSVPEVRISSREPYGLAGGGFYEL; this is translated from the coding sequence ATGATAAAGCTAGAAGATATTTATAAAATTTATCTCATGGGGGACACGGAAATCCATGCACTGGATGGCATTTCACTGGAAATCAGGGAACGGGAAATGGCAGCTATAATCGGCCAGTCCGGTTCCGGAAAGTCCACATGCATGAATATCATAGGCTGCCTTGATGTGCCCACAAAAGGAAAATATTATTTAAACGGGGTTGATGTGAGCACATTGAATGATGACCAGCAGGCAGAATTTCGAAACAAGACCCTGGGGTTTATATTCCAGCAGTACAACCTGATTACCAAACTGAACGTTCTTGAAAATGTTGAACTTCCACTGATTTATAAGGGATTGGCAGAAGAAGAAAGAAAAGAACGGGCCATTATGGCCTTAAAAAAAGTGGGATTAGATAATAAAACGGCAAATATGCCGTCCCAGCTTTCCGGAGGGCAGCAACAGCGGGTTTCCATAGCCAGAGCTCTGGCTGGAAATCCTTCCATTATTCTTGCGGATGAGCCTACAGGGGCTCTTGATAGTAAAACAGGACGTGAAGTACTGGAGTTTTTGCAACAGGTAAACGCAGAAGGAAATACAGTAATTCTCATAACTCATGATATGGGAGTAGCAGAAAAAGCAAAAAGGATTATTCGCGTTTCTGATGGAAAGATAGTGGAGGATAGTGGACACTCTGTTCCAGAGGTAAGGATAAGTTCAAGGGAGCCGTATGGTCTCGCAGGAGGTGGATTTTATGAACTTTAA
- a CDS encoding efflux RND transporter periplasmic adaptor subunit → MAVILPVSYTLSSMAAGKETASGFTEYTVKKGNVEVAVSGSGTVTPVEQYSISALVQGDVVKDTFKEGDTVKKGDVLYVVDSEEMENSLEKADIALEKQQLSYEDSAKAYAGLKVTSPIKGMIDELYVAKGDSLQKGSKIAKVVDNDTMTARIPFSEIDAGGLYAGETVTVTVENTFEQLTGKISKMYNSKRVLNGYITVTDVEVELTNPGYLQTGTYISVTAGGKSCYSSAPLEASSEKTVLAETAGTVNSINIKGAYLKKGGVIATLDSDDAEDQLKNSQLSLRDSQISYINTQKQLDNYTLKSPISGTVISKTVKAGDKLDENNTTTMAVIADMSKITFQISVDELDISSMSVGQKVDITADALPDKKFTGYVEKIGLLGTSSEGVTSYPVTIVINKPEGLWPGMNVTANIVIDSAEDVLVVPVAAVARGNAVTMQDGTEKQVTIGLSDDNNAEIKKGLKKGDVIRVKVQAKESSNNKDAMMGGPEMGGGQGGGPSGAPSGSGGSPGGGGAPSGM, encoded by the coding sequence TTGGCAGTTATTTTACCAGTCTCTTATACTTTAAGCAGTATGGCAGCAGGAAAAGAAACAGCCTCCGGATTTACTGAGTATACGGTGAAAAAGGGAAACGTGGAAGTGGCTGTCAGTGGATCTGGAACGGTTACTCCGGTGGAACAGTACAGCATTTCCGCATTAGTTCAGGGAGATGTAGTTAAAGATACCTTTAAAGAAGGAGACACGGTGAAAAAAGGCGACGTGCTTTATGTAGTGGATTCTGAAGAAATGGAAAATTCTCTGGAGAAAGCAGACATTGCATTGGAAAAACAACAGTTAAGTTATGAAGACAGTGCCAAAGCTTATGCCGGACTTAAAGTAACATCTCCCATTAAAGGAATGATAGATGAACTTTATGTAGCCAAGGGAGATTCCCTGCAAAAGGGTTCGAAAATAGCTAAAGTTGTTGACAATGACACCATGACAGCAAGAATACCCTTTAGTGAAATAGATGCAGGGGGCCTTTATGCAGGAGAAACGGTCACGGTTACAGTAGAGAATACCTTTGAGCAGCTGACTGGCAAGATAAGCAAAATGTACAATTCAAAAAGAGTTTTGAATGGATACATAACAGTTACGGATGTGGAAGTAGAACTGACCAATCCAGGCTATCTGCAAACAGGTACCTATATTTCTGTGACTGCAGGGGGAAAATCCTGTTACTCTTCTGCTCCGCTGGAAGCATCCTCCGAAAAAACGGTTTTAGCAGAAACTGCAGGAACGGTTAACTCAATAAATATAAAAGGAGCCTATTTAAAAAAGGGCGGGGTTATAGCCACACTGGACAGCGATGATGCGGAAGACCAGCTGAAAAACAGTCAGTTATCCCTTCGGGATTCCCAGATCTCATATATTAATACCCAGAAACAACTGGATAATTACACCCTTAAGTCTCCCATTTCCGGAACGGTTATTTCAAAGACAGTGAAAGCAGGAGATAAGCTAGATGAAAATAATACCACAACCATGGCTGTTATTGCAGATATGTCTAAAATTACCTTTCAAATCAGTGTAGATGAACTGGATATATCAAGTATGAGTGTAGGGCAGAAAGTTGATATTACAGCAGATGCCCTTCCAGATAAAAAGTTCACAGGGTATGTGGAGAAAATTGGGCTCTTAGGCACCTCCAGTGAAGGAGTAACTTCTTATCCCGTTACCATTGTTATAAATAAGCCTGAGGGTTTGTGGCCAGGTATGAATGTAACTGCAAATATTGTAATTGATTCGGCAGAAGATGTTCTGGTGGTACCAGTGGCTGCTGTGGCCAGGGGAAATGCAGTAACCATGCAAGATGGTACAGAAAAACAAGTGACCATAGGTCTAAGCGATGACAACAACGCCGAAATTAAAAAAGGCCTTAAAAAAGGTGATGTAATAAGAGTGAAAGTTCAGGCAAAGGAATCTTCCAACAATAAAGATGCCATGATGGGTGGCCCTGAAATGGGTGGAGGTCAGGGAGGAGGACCTTCTGGAGCTCCATCTGGCAGCGGAGGATCTCCTGGTGGCGGCGGCGCTCCTAGTGGAATGTAG